A window from bacterium encodes these proteins:
- a CDS encoding 30S ribosomal protein S18 yields MAKKKAKKKAIRKLKPCPFCLDPTLEIDYKNYELLRKFVNDRG; encoded by the coding sequence ATGGCAAAGAAAAAAGCTAAAAAGAAAGCGATAAGAAAATTAAAGCCTTGCCCATTCTGTCTCGACCCAACGCTTGAGATAGACTATAAAAACTACGAACTGCTAAGGAAGTTTGTCAACGACAGAGGGA